A genome region from Macadamia integrifolia cultivar HAES 741 unplaced genomic scaffold, SCU_Mint_v3 scaffold_216A, whole genome shotgun sequence includes the following:
- the LOC122071383 gene encoding V-type proton ATPase subunit G3-like — translation MDSIKGQGGIQMLLTAEQEAQQIVTNAKNVKMKRLKQAKDEAERDASLYRAHLEDEYQKKVSETKDNSGSNVKWFEEETDKKIQNLKDKTSKVSGDVIAMLIKYITTVRN, via the exons ATGGATTCAATTAAGGGACAAGGAGGCATCCAAATGCTACTAACTGCAGAACAAGAGGCTCAACAAATTGTCACCAATGCCAAAAAcg TAAAGATGAAAAGATTGAAGCAAGCTAAAGATGAAGCTGAGAGAGATGCATCTCTTTATCGTGCCCATTTAGAGGAtgaataccaaaaaaaagtttctgag ACAAAGGATAACTCTGGATCGAACGTGAAATGGTTTGAAGAGGAAACTGACAAAAAGATTCAAAACTTGAAAGATAAGACCTCAAAGGTTTCCGGAGATGTTATTGCTATGCTCATCAAATATATAACCACAGTGCGAAATTAA